Genomic window (Akkermansiaceae bacterium):
GTGTTTTATCCGGACCACCGCTACCTGAATTTCTATCTGGCGCCCATCGAGGACTCCGGAGCGCCGCTGGGACACGTGATGCTGGTGCGCGACCTGACCAGCACACGGGCGGAGGCGGAGGAAACGCTGGAGACGGAGCGGCTCAACGCGCTGACCCTGCTGGCCGCGGGGGTGGCCCATGAGATCGGGAATCCACTCAACTCGCTGGACATCCACCTCCAGTTGATGGGGCGGAAGCTGCGGAAGCTGGCACCGGGTGACCGCGGCCCGCTGGAGGACAACCTGAAGACCGCCCGCGAGGAGATCCAGCGGCTGGACACCATCCTGAAGCAGTTCCTCCACGCCGTGCGGCCGACGAAGCCGACCCGCGAGCGGTGCGACCTGCATTTCCTGCTGAAGGAAACCCTGAAGCTGCTGGAGCCGGAACTGGCGTCCCGCAACATCGCCGTGGAGCTGGACCTGGCGGAGTTCCTGCCCCCCGCCAATGTCGATGGCGGCCAGTTCCAGCAGGTCTTCTACAACCTGATCCGGAACGCCTACCAGGCGCTGCCCGGGCAGAACGGCCGCATCAGTATCCGCACGCGGTTCACCGAATACGAGTTCGTCATCACCATCGAGGACAACGGCACCGGCATTTCCCCGGAGCACATGGGGGCCTTGTTCGAGCCTTACCGCACGACGAAATCCTCCGGCTCCGGCCTGGGGCTGCTCATCGTGCGCCGGATCATCCGGGAGCATGGCGGGGAGATCGAGATCGACAGCAAGGAGAACTCCGGCACCCGCATCCACATCCACCTGCCGCGCGGCGACCGCAGCCCGCGGTTGCTCGCCTCACCCACCATCGACCTCTGACCCATGCTCCCCACCCTTCTCATCGTCGATGACGAACGCGCCACCCGCGAAGGCCTCCGCAGCGCGCTGGAGGAGGAGTTCGATGTCTATACCGCCGCCGGGGTGGAGGAAGCCCTGACCATCCTGAAATCCGAGCCGATCCAGCTCCTGCTGACCGACCTGCGGCTGGGCGGGGACTCCGGGATGGACCTGCTGGAGATGGCGCAGAAGCTCCCGGAGCCGCCCGTTTCCCTCATCATGACCGCCTATGGCTCCGTGGACACCGCGGTGGAGGCCATGCGGCGCGGGGCCTGGCACTTCGTCACCAAGCCGCTCAACCTGGACGAGGTGGAGATGCTGCTGAAGCGCGCGCTGCGCGGACGGACGCTGGAGACGGAGAACCGTCAGCTCGTCACCCAGGTCAAGCAGGCCCACAAGATCGACAAATTGATCGGAAAATCCCCGGCGATGAACCGGGTGTTCGACCTGATCCGGCAGGTGGCCCCCACCCGCGCCACCATTCTCATCGAAGGCGAATCCGGCACCGGCAAGGAGGTGGTGGCGAACACCCTCCACCACCTGTCCGGCCGGCCTTCCGGGAAAATGGTCACCGTGAACTGCGCGGCCCTTTCCCCGCAACTGCTGGAGAGCGAACTTTTCGGCCATGAAAAGGGCGCGTTCACCGGCGCGGCGCAGAAACGCATCGGCAGGTTCGAGCAGGCGGACGGCGGCACCCTCTTTCTCGATGAAATCGGGGAAATCGACGCCCCCACCCAGGTGAAGCTGCTGCGGATGCTGTCCGAGCGGACGATCGAGCGGGTCGGCTCCAACACGCCGATCAAGGTGGATGTGCGGGTCATCACCGCGACGAACAAGAACCTCCGGGACCTGGTGGAGCAGGGGGATTTCCGCGAGGATCTCTATTTCCGCCTGAATGTGGTGAAACTGGAGATGCCGCCGCTGAGAACCCGGCGCGAAGACATCGTCCTGCTGGCGAACAGCTTCCTGGGCGAGTTCGCCAAGGAGAACGACCGCCCGAAAAAGCCGCTGACGGACGCGGCGCTGCAGTTGCTGCTGTCCTACCCATGGCCGGGCAACGTCCGGGAGCTGCGCACGGCCATCGAACACGGGGTGGTGATGAGCAACGATCCCGTCATCGACGTCCGCCATCTGCCCCAATTCCTTCATTCCGCGCCGATTCCGAAAGCGGACGCGCCGCTGCTGCTCAAAAACCCGCTTGTCGCGCCTGCCGATTTCAACTTGCATGCGCTCGAAAGCAACGCGATCCGCGGTGCCCTCGCCGCGGCGGGTGACAACCGGACCCGCGCCGCCGAACTGCTGGGAATCAGCCGCCGCACACTCCAACGCAAATTGAAGGAATTCAATTTCTGACGACCCCCAATTCCATCTCCACCTATGAGCCAACGCCCTGTCCTGGAAAAAGGCATCCTGATCCGCCGCACGCTTTTCATCCTGGTGCTGATCATCCTCACCTTCGCCAACCTTTTCGCGTTGTTCAAGGGGCTGAACGCCCCGAAGGGCATGGAGCAGGCGCAGATCGCCCGTGAAATCGCGCGGGGCAACGGGTTCTCCACCAAGATGGTCAGCCCCGCCGCCTATGACATGGCGTCAAAAGGGTTCTCCGAGACCGTCGCGCTGAAAGACTTCAAGGACACCTACCACGCCCCCCTCAATCCGCTGGTCAACTCCGTGGTTCTGAGGCTGATCGGCGCGAACGATCCCAACGCCTGGCCGATGAAGGAAAAGGAGATGGTATTCCCGCTGGACCGGGTCATCGCCGCCATCTCCACGCTGTTTTTCCTGATGTCGATGGCGGTCACCTACCTGTTGGTGACGAGGATTTTCGACCCGAAGATCGCCGCGGTCTCGGCCATCCTCATGCTTTTCTGCCAGACCTTCTGGGACTTCTCGCTCAGCGGGTTGCCGCAGATGCTGATGCTGCTGCTCTTCACCTCCGCCCTCTACTTCGCCTACCGGGCGGTGGAAGCCCAGGCGGAGGGACGGCTCCCCTTCGTCCCGGCCCTCATCGCCGGGGTGTTCTTCACCCTGCTGGCGCTCACCCACTGGATGACGGTGTGGATCGCCCTGGGCTATGTCATCTACGCGGCGCTCGCGTTCCGCCCGCGCGGCGTCATCGGCGCGGCGGTCATCGTGCTGATCATCCTCGCCGCGGTCGGGCCGATGCTGCGCGCCTACCGGATCACGGAGTCCCCGTTCGGCGCGGCCTTCCTCACCCTTTACAATGGCGTGGGCATGGGCACCGAGGAAGCGGTGATGCGCGGCCATGACCTGACCGAAGCGGCGGCCGTGACGGATGGTCTGGTGATGAAGATCGTCCGCACCACGCTGCTGCAGACCATGGACATCATCCCGCTGCTGGCCGGCATCGTGGTGGCGCCGTTGTTCTTCCTTTCCCTGCTCCACCCCTTCAAACGCGCACCGATCGCGAATTTCCGCTGGGTGATCCTGCTGATGTGGGTGACCACCGCCATCGGGCTGTCGTTCTACGGAGTCTCCAGCGAGGGGCTGGACCCCAACCAGCTCCACCTCCTGTTCGCGCCCATCATGGCCGCCTACGGGATCGCCTTCGTGTCGATCCTGTGGTCCCGCCTGCCCGTGGTGAACACCACGCCGTTCATGAGGAACATACACCTCTACGTGATCGTCCTCGTTTGCGCGATGCCCATGATGATCATCCTGCCGCGCCAGGTCATCAACGGCATGAACATGCGGGACAGCGGGGGACTCCCCCACTGGCCGCCGTACTACGCGCCCGCGCTCAACATCGGCCTCAAGAAGGTGGTGAAGGAAAACGAGATCGTCGTGGCGGACCAACCGTGGGCCGTGGCCTGGTATGCGGACCGGGTGAGCCTCTGGCTGCCCACCACGCGGAGGGGTTTCGAGAAATTCGAGACCATCGCCGCGGATTCCCAGACTCCGCTCACCGGCATCCTGATCTCCCCCGTCTCCAACCAGCACGGCTCCATCGCGGAGATCTACCAACAGTACCAGGACTTCACCTCGCTGGTCATCGACGGACGGACCTACGCCTCCACCTCCGGCCTGCGGACCTTTGACAAGGACCCGAAGCTGGAAGGCATCGCCAAGCGCTACCCCTATCCCCTGCCCCTGTTCGGTGTGGACATGATCTTCTACAGCGACCGCGCGATCCGCTCCACCTCCGAACCCGGCCGCTGAACCGATGGCAAAGCAGAATCCAGCATCACCGCCGCAGACCGGCCCCAGCTTCGAGGAAGCCATCAGCGACCTGGAGGCCATCGTGGAAGCGATGGAGCACGACCAGCTCCCGCTGGGCGAGCTGGTGGAGCACTATGAGAAGGGTACAACCCTGCTCAACACATGCGAATCCCTGCTCAAGGAGGCGAAATCCCGGATCGAGCTGATCACCCTCCGAAATCAGGCGGAAATCGGACTGGAAACCGACAACGATCCCGCGCACATTCCCGGGCCCGCCAGTGCCGCCCGCTCCGCGGCCGATCCCGACGACGATGACGACATCCGCCTCTTCTAAGCCCGACGTGCCACCGGCACTCGGACCGTTGCTTTCCTCGATTCGCACCCCGGATGATGTCAAGCACCTGGCCGACGACGAACTGACCGCCTTGGCGGAGGAGATCCGGCACTCGCTCATCACCTCGCTTTCCCGGACCGGCGGCCACCTGGGTCCCAACCTTGGAGTGGTGGAGCTGTCCATCGCCCTGCACCGGGTGTTTTCCACCCCTGAGGACAAGTTCGTCTTCGATGTGGCCCACCAGGGCTACGTCCACAAAATGCTGACCGGACGGGCGGAGCAGATCCACACCATCCGCACCTACAAGGGCCTCAACGGCTTCCTGCTGCGGTCGGAGTCCGAGCATGATGCCTACGGAGCCGGACATGCCGGCACCGCCCTCTCCGCCGCGCTGGGGATGGCCGCCGCGAGGGATCTGACCGGGGGCGGCAACCATGTCGTCGCCGTGGCCGGAGATGCCGCATTCACCTGCGGCCCGACCCTCGAGGCGCTCAACAACATCGCGGAGACCACGCGGAAGTTCATCGTCGTCCTCAACGACAACGAATGGTCGATCGACAAGAATGTCGGAGCCATCGCCCGCTATTTCAATGCGCTCCAGACTCATCCCACCTATTCCGCGGTCCGCGGAAAGGCGGCGGACTTCGTGGAGAAAGTCGCCGGCCGGGCCATCCGGTCGCTCGCCCACAAGGTCGAGGAAGGCGCGAAAAACCTGCTGTTCCCGAACGTGCTGTTCGAAAAATTCGGCCTGCGTTACTTCGGACCGATCGATGGTCATGACCTGCCGCTGCTGGTCAAAACCTTCGAGCACCTGAAGACGCTGCAGGAACCGGTGGTGCTGCACATCATCACGGAGAAGGGCCGTGGCTACCAGCCGGCCCTCGACAACCCCGGGAAATTCCACGGCCTGGGCGCCTACAAGATCGAGGACGGATCCACGGATGTCACCACCTCCCCCACCTGCTCGGAGATCTTCGGGCGGACGGTGACGGACCTTGCGAAGAAGGACCCGAAGGTGGTCGCCATCACCGCGGCGATGCCGGGCGGGACCAAGCTGGACATCTTCAAAAACGAGCTGCCGGAGCGCTATTTCGACGTGGGCATCGCGGAGGAACACGCCGCGCTGTTCGCCTGCGGGATGGCGACGGAGGGTCTCCGCCCGTTCCTGGCCATTTATTCCACCTTCATGCAGCGGGCGTATGACATGATCATCCATGACATGGCGCTGCAGGGACTGCCGGTCCGCCTCTGCATGGACCGCGGCGGGCTTTCCGGAGACGACGGACCCACGCACCACGGGCTTTTCGACATCGGCTACCTGCGCCACATCCCCGGCCTCATCCACATGCAGCCGAAGGATGAGAATGAACTCGTCAACATGCTCCACACGATGGCCGCCTACGATGACGGTCCATCCGCCATCCGCTACCCGCGGGGCGTGATCAAGGGCACACCCATCGCCGCGACACCGGAGATCCTGCCGATAGGCAAAGCGGAGGTCGTGGCGGAGGGCACGGATGTGGCCCTCATCGGCCTGGGGACGATGTTCGAGATGGCGGAGCGCACCAAACTGGAGCTTGAGGCGAAAGGCCTTTCCGTCGCACTCATCAATCCCCGCTTCATCAAGCCGCTGGACACCGCGGTGCTGGAAGCCTTCGCCTCGCGCTGCAAGGTAGTCTGCACTTTCGAGGACCATGTCCTGTTCAACGGATTCGGCGCGTCCGTCATCGAGCATCTGCACGGTGCCGGGATCCACACCCCGGTGGAACGGATCGGCTGGCCGGACGAGTTTGTCGAACATGGCAAGCCGGAGACCCTCCGGGCACTCCATGGCCTGACCGCCGAAGCTGCGGTCGAAAAAATTTCCCGCCACTTCTGAGTGGCGGGAAAGGGTAAGGCGCGCGGACGTTTCCGTCCCTAGCCTTACGTCAGCGAACATGGACGGGAGCGTCCATGTTTGCTGAGGATCAGTTGGCTCCGCCGGTGCGGTCGGCCGCGTTTTCGATCTTGTTACCCACTTTCTTCACATCCCGTCCGAAGCCCTTCGACGTTGCGCAGGAGGTGGTGGACAGCGCGAAGGCTGCCGTCACCATGAGCGCAAAGCCGCAAAGGAGGGTGCGGTTGAAGTTGGAAAGCTGGTTTGCCGCGGTTTTGGAGATGACTACAGGATTCATAGTGAAATCCCTTCTCGCATTGATCAGGCCAAACTCTCCCACAATGCCCAAACCATTGATTTTCAATATTAATATTGAAAATCATCTATCCAATGGGCAGGGCTTATAATTGCAATTTGCAGCAAGTTGGTGAGATTACGCAGTCCATTGCATTATGCCGGGGACCTCGGATTTAGTTGCAATATGCAACAGAATCTTTCATAAACGAAGCCTGCTACAAATGATATTCCATTCATTACCTGTCGGTTGCATCGAATTCCATCAACGGCATGGAAACTGGTAGAGACCACCAACAGCAGAAGCCCTCCTTGCATGGATATCCTGATCGTCGATGACCAAAAATCAATCCGCCTGACCACTTCCTTGGCTCTTGAAGCCGAGGGCCACTATGTCGAAACCGCCGAAGACGGCGATTCGTGCCTGCGGCGTGTCAAAGAAGAAAACTTTGACCTGGTCTTCCTCGACCTCCGCCTTGGCGACGAGGACGGCCTGGAGATCCTCCAGAAAATACTGGGGATGAAGCCGCGGCAGTTGGTGACCATCTTCACCGCCCACGCATCGGTCGCCACGGCGGTGAAGGCCACCCAGTTGGGGGCGTTCGACTATCTGGAGAAGCCATTCACTCCGGACCAACTGCGGGCCATCCTGATCAAGGCGAAGAAAGCGCTCCAGACCCAGGGCGAGGTGGTGCGTCTCCAGGAAACCGTGCAGGAACTGAAGTCGGAAGCGAAGCAATCCTCGCCTCCCCTGCGTTTCACCTCCGAAGACAAGAGGACCCATGAGGAGTTCGACATCCTTTTCCGTGCGGCGGCCACCAATGCCTCCGTCCTGATCCTCGGCGAGAGCGGCACCGGCAAGAGCGTCATCGCCCGGGAGGTCCATGACCGCAGCCACCTGCGGGACAAGCCCTTCGTCACAGTGAGCTGCCCCAGCCTTTCGAAGGAGCTTCTCGAAAGCGTCCTCTTCGGCCACATGAAGGGATCGTTCACCGGCGCAGTGAAAGACACCTGGGGCAAGGTCCACGCCGCGGAAGGCGGCACGCTGTTTCTCGATGAGATCGGCGAGCTTCCCATGGAGATCCAGCCGAAGCTGCTGCGTCTCCTCCAGGAGCGTGAGTACGAACGCCTCGGGGAAAACAAGGTCCGACCGTCCAACGTGCGGGTCATCGCCGCCACCAACCGGGATCTGCCCGCGCAGATCGCGGCAGGCCATTTCCGCGAGGATCTCTACTACCGCCTCAACGTCATCAGCATCACGGTGCCCTCGCTGCGTGACCGCCCCATCGACCTCTATCGTTTCGCCTGCGACTACCTTTCGTTCTTCACGGGGCAGATGGGGCGCAAGGTGGAGGGGTTCAGCGAGAACGGCCGCTCATCACTGATGAGACACGGCTGGCCGGGCAACCTGCGGGAACTCCGCAACGCCATCGAAAGGGCCGCCATCCTGGCCCGCGGCAACAAGATCGAAGCGGAGGATCTTCCCCGCCCCACTCCGGTCTCCGCGAACACCGCGAGCCGCGACCCCGCCTCCGGCCTCTGCATCGGCGGCGAACACACCATCGATGAGATCGAGCAGGCCCACCTGCTGCGTGTCCTGGAATGGGCTCCGTCCCTGCAGGATGCCGCGTCGATCCTTGGCATCGACAAGGCCACGCTCTACCGGAAACGGAAGCGTTACGGGATCGAATGACATCTCACGGCAATGTTAAGATTCCGTCTGTTCTTCGGCCTGCTGACGCTCATCATCCTCCTCTGGGGGGTCGGAGCCGCAGCACTGTTGCTGATGCGTGATTCCAACAAGCGCTTCGACAAGCGTCTTGCTTCCGACTACATGATCGTCAGCACGGCGAACGGGTTCAGGACCATCACCTCCACACTGAACTCCACCTACATCCCCCTGTTCACGGGTCCCGTGCAGGCTGCGCCGGATCTCCCCGACCGCACGGTCTATGACACCTACTCCGCGGAACTGTCAGCGCGCCTCCAGATCCTCCACGAGTCGGAGATGAAGGAGGAGGCTCTTTCGAGGGCGGTGGCGGCCTATAAGGAAACCTACGAACGTATCCTGACCAACCCGCCGCGGGATCATGAAGGAAAGGACCGCATCCTGTTCTCCATCAGCAACCAGACCCAGAGGATCACCGACCTGGCCGACAGCATCGCCAAGATGGCGGAAACGAAACTCCTCTCCACCGGGCGGGAAGCGAAGGAAACCGCGACGCAGAACTACCTCTTCGTCTCCACCCTGGTGCTGCTGGGCACCGCCATCGCCTTCATCATCTACTTCCAGCTCATGCGCCACCTGGTGGACCCCGTCAGCCGGCTCCAGCTTTCGATCGATGAAATCCGGAAAGGAAACTTCGAGCTGAACCTGCCCGAACCCGGCCAGGGCAGCGAATTCCGGTCCGTGGTGACGGCCTTCAACGACATGGCGGCGGAGCTGAAGCAGCGGCGGTCCGTGATGGATGACCACCTGATGCGGACGAACCTGGTGAACCGCGCGATCCTGGAGGCCATCCCTTCGCCCGTCTTCGTGCTGGGGGATGACACGAACATCGTGCAGATCAACCCTGCGGCCGAGGAGCTGACCGAGGATCTGGGGGTCTCCGGAAGGTTGCCGCTGAAGATCCAGCGCATCCTCGATGAATGCCGGAAGACAGGCACCCACCTGCTGCCGGAAGACCCGCGGGAGGCCCTTCTCTTCCGGATCCATGAAGAGGAGTTCTACTACCTCCCCCGTATTTTCCGTTTCGTTTCCGAGGATGACGACAAGGGAGGCTGCGGCTGGGCGGTGCTCCTGCACAACGTGAGTCGCATCCGCTGGCTGGACGACATGAAGACCAACCTGCTCTCCACGGTCAGCCATGAGATCA
Coding sequences:
- the dxs gene encoding 1-deoxy-D-xylulose-5-phosphate synthase, producing the protein MTTSASSKPDVPPALGPLLSSIRTPDDVKHLADDELTALAEEIRHSLITSLSRTGGHLGPNLGVVELSIALHRVFSTPEDKFVFDVAHQGYVHKMLTGRAEQIHTIRTYKGLNGFLLRSESEHDAYGAGHAGTALSAALGMAAARDLTGGGNHVVAVAGDAAFTCGPTLEALNNIAETTRKFIVVLNDNEWSIDKNVGAIARYFNALQTHPTYSAVRGKAADFVEKVAGRAIRSLAHKVEEGAKNLLFPNVLFEKFGLRYFGPIDGHDLPLLVKTFEHLKTLQEPVVLHIITEKGRGYQPALDNPGKFHGLGAYKIEDGSTDVTTSPTCSEIFGRTVTDLAKKDPKVVAITAAMPGGTKLDIFKNELPERYFDVGIAEEHAALFACGMATEGLRPFLAIYSTFMQRAYDMIIHDMALQGLPVRLCMDRGGLSGDDGPTHHGLFDIGYLRHIPGLIHMQPKDENELVNMLHTMAAYDDGPSAIRYPRGVIKGTPIAATPEILPIGKAEVVAEGTDVALIGLGTMFEMAERTKLELEAKGLSVALINPRFIKPLDTAVLEAFASRCKVVCTFEDHVLFNGFGASVIEHLHGAGIHTPVERIGWPDEFVEHGKPETLRALHGLTAEAAVEKISRHF
- a CDS encoding glycosyltransferase family 39 protein, producing MSQRPVLEKGILIRRTLFILVLIILTFANLFALFKGLNAPKGMEQAQIAREIARGNGFSTKMVSPAAYDMASKGFSETVALKDFKDTYHAPLNPLVNSVVLRLIGANDPNAWPMKEKEMVFPLDRVIAAISTLFFLMSMAVTYLLVTRIFDPKIAAVSAILMLFCQTFWDFSLSGLPQMLMLLLFTSALYFAYRAVEAQAEGRLPFVPALIAGVFFTLLALTHWMTVWIALGYVIYAALAFRPRGVIGAAVIVLIILAAVGPMLRAYRITESPFGAAFLTLYNGVGMGTEEAVMRGHDLTEAAAVTDGLVMKIVRTTLLQTMDIIPLLAGIVVAPLFFLSLLHPFKRAPIANFRWVILLMWVTTAIGLSFYGVSSEGLDPNQLHLLFAPIMAAYGIAFVSILWSRLPVVNTTPFMRNIHLYVIVLVCAMPMMIILPRQVINGMNMRDSGGLPHWPPYYAPALNIGLKKVVKENEIVVADQPWAVAWYADRVSLWLPTTRRGFEKFETIAADSQTPLTGILISPVSNQHGSIAEIYQQYQDFTSLVIDGRTYASTSGLRTFDKDPKLEGIAKRYPYPLPLFGVDMIFYSDRAIRSTSEPGR
- a CDS encoding PAS domain-containing protein; protein product: MKPGFLDKLVSRLDSVDPGEVHQLVTRLIREKGTLTKVFEALREGVIILDPESRVDFMNTAACQFFGLDPKRATGELIASQIRGLDWDSLARPGHAVSRDLEVFYPDHRYLNFYLAPIEDSGAPLGHVMLVRDLTSTRAEAEETLETERLNALTLLAAGVAHEIGNPLNSLDIHLQLMGRKLRKLAPGDRGPLEDNLKTAREEIQRLDTILKQFLHAVRPTKPTRERCDLHFLLKETLKLLEPELASRNIAVELDLAEFLPPANVDGGQFQQVFYNLIRNAYQALPGQNGRISIRTRFTEYEFVITIEDNGTGISPEHMGALFEPYRTTKSSGSGLGLLIVRRIIREHGGEIEIDSKENSGTRIHIHLPRGDRSPRLLASPTIDL
- a CDS encoding sigma-54-dependent Fis family transcriptional regulator encodes the protein MLPTLLIVDDERATREGLRSALEEEFDVYTAAGVEEALTILKSEPIQLLLTDLRLGGDSGMDLLEMAQKLPEPPVSLIMTAYGSVDTAVEAMRRGAWHFVTKPLNLDEVEMLLKRALRGRTLETENRQLVTQVKQAHKIDKLIGKSPAMNRVFDLIRQVAPTRATILIEGESGTGKEVVANTLHHLSGRPSGKMVTVNCAALSPQLLESELFGHEKGAFTGAAQKRIGRFEQADGGTLFLDEIGEIDAPTQVKLLRMLSERTIERVGSNTPIKVDVRVITATNKNLRDLVEQGDFREDLYFRLNVVKLEMPPLRTRREDIVLLANSFLGEFAKENDRPKKPLTDAALQLLLSYPWPGNVRELRTAIEHGVVMSNDPVIDVRHLPQFLHSAPIPKADAPLLLKNPLVAPADFNLHALESNAIRGALAAAGDNRTRAAELLGISRRTLQRKLKEFNF
- a CDS encoding entericidin A/B family lipoprotein translates to MNPVVISKTAANQLSNFNRTLLCGFALMVTAAFALSTTSCATSKGFGRDVKKVGNKIENAADRTGGAN
- the xseB gene encoding exodeoxyribonuclease VII small subunit yields the protein MAKQNPASPPQTGPSFEEAISDLEAIVEAMEHDQLPLGELVEHYEKGTTLLNTCESLLKEAKSRIELITLRNQAEIGLETDNDPAHIPGPASAARSAADPDDDDDIRLF
- a CDS encoding sigma-54-dependent Fis family transcriptional regulator; the protein is MDILIVDDQKSIRLTTSLALEAEGHYVETAEDGDSCLRRVKEENFDLVFLDLRLGDEDGLEILQKILGMKPRQLVTIFTAHASVATAVKATQLGAFDYLEKPFTPDQLRAILIKAKKALQTQGEVVRLQETVQELKSEAKQSSPPLRFTSEDKRTHEEFDILFRAAATNASVLILGESGTGKSVIAREVHDRSHLRDKPFVTVSCPSLSKELLESVLFGHMKGSFTGAVKDTWGKVHAAEGGTLFLDEIGELPMEIQPKLLRLLQEREYERLGENKVRPSNVRVIAATNRDLPAQIAAGHFREDLYYRLNVISITVPSLRDRPIDLYRFACDYLSFFTGQMGRKVEGFSENGRSSLMRHGWPGNLRELRNAIERAAILARGNKIEAEDLPRPTPVSANTASRDPASGLCIGGEHTIDEIEQAHLLRVLEWAPSLQDAASILGIDKATLYRKRKRYGIE
- a CDS encoding HAMP domain-containing protein produces the protein MLRFRLFFGLLTLIILLWGVGAAALLLMRDSNKRFDKRLASDYMIVSTANGFRTITSTLNSTYIPLFTGPVQAAPDLPDRTVYDTYSAELSARLQILHESEMKEEALSRAVAAYKETYERILTNPPRDHEGKDRILFSISNQTQRITDLADSIAKMAETKLLSTGREAKETATQNYLFVSTLVLLGTAIAFIIYFQLMRHLVDPVSRLQLSIDEIRKGNFELNLPEPGQGSEFRSVVTAFNDMAAELKQRRSVMDDHLMRTNLVNRAILEAIPSPVFVLGDDTNIVQINPAAEELTEDLGVSGRLPLKIQRILDECRKTGTHLLPEDPREALLFRIHEEEFYYLPRIFRFVSEDDDKGGCGWAVLLHNVSRIRWLDDMKTNLLSTVSHEIKTPLTGIRMVLHLLLEESGKSLNAMQHKMVESANEDCERLLVTLNTLLDLSRAEGGTTQLSRVPVPMRETMERSVRLYHGAASAKGCLIEVEPPESTLPDALADPIRLDEVMNNLVSNAIKHSPPGGTITLRCAKQGAEFLRVSVIDRGPGVPEASQGRIFERFFRAPGQPHEGVGLGLFISREIMRAHEGRIGLMERAGNQTEFYLDVPIA